One genomic region from Danio aesculapii chromosome 24, fDanAes4.1, whole genome shotgun sequence encodes:
- the ptchd3a gene encoding patched domain-containing protein 3: MPVNMAGCTTDCVEKPISICFQKFGRFVGTYPWWFFISPLLISAVLGTGFCFLEDREANDIEDQFTPVNGPAKLERRFVQQNFPQNDSLFSNQRLYTDGVYASFIAVTKSSNILTDAAFREIVTLDRKVKELNVSTGHEVLTFEGLCARRYKKCIPNKILDIHKYYGENLEATELSFPFFRFGFSYIFLGYSVGGVNLNSSVIKSAKSVRLFYFLKEDNRTRTDLWLNEFLKVFPSNLSLNSIKVTHSTSLSRQVEFEANTKDVIPLFSITYVIAIAFSILSCLRFDCVRNKVWVATFGVFSAGLAVLSAFGMMLHIGVPFVMTVANSPFLILGIGVDDMFILISCWQQTNVHDRVETRLSNTYKEAAISITITTLTDVLAFYIGLMTPFRSVRSFCLYTSTSILFCYIYSVTFFGAFLVLNGRRENSNKHWLTCKEVPEECAVGQSKWYELCCVGGAYDRHTGSEEVQPMNHFFKKYYGPFLTKSWTKVFVILFYCIYLIVSIYGCFQIQEGIDLRNLAADDSYVVKYYDNEKAYFSEYGPNIMVVIRQEFPYWDEKYMSDLETCIEDFKNLSFIEKDIFTSWIKSYKYYGYHTKLNLSAEDVFKENLGTFLRFYSDFKQDVNFTNNSIHASRFFIQTVNISTALDEMNMLNKLRDTAQKCPVPLLVYHPAFIYHDQYAVIVSNTIQNIAVTTAVMLLISLLLIPNPLCSLWVTFSIASVIVGVTGFMALWDVNLDTISMIILVVCIGFSVDFSAHISYAFVSNKKPSANEKAVEALFNLGYPILQGAVSTILGVVVLSASKNYIFRTFFKIMFLVIFFGLFHGLTFIPVFLTFFDMCNGTPAENKSGPEEQAMKKSYTNNIQAKDAKDGDVKEREIYDNHTFQSDNHQTCPSQPCSDIWMIAGNNHNVQDNHVCLASTVPMFRVDGQTYEVHMYEPSDDVMFQVNCQSKQRAEGQNCVSGNSNHIQDSGLPTSNCSESTIL, encoded by the exons ATGCCGGTGAACATGGCTGGGTGCACCACAGACTGCGTGGAGAAGCCGATCTCCATTTGCTTTCAGAAGTTCGGCCGTTTTGTGGGCACTTACCCCTGGTGGTTCTTCATCTCTCCCCTGCTCATCTCTGCTGTATTAGGCACTGGCTTTTGCTTCCTAGAAGATCGTGAAGCCAATGACATTGAGGATCAGTTCACACCTGTAAACGGTCCAGCCAAGCTGGAGAGGCGGTTTGTCCAGCAGAACTTCCCGCAAAACGACTCGCTGTTCTCCAACCAAAGACTCTACACGGACGGGGTTTACGCGTCCTTCATAGCCGTGACTAAATCCTCCAATATCCTCACAGACGCTGCTTTTCGGGAGATAGTGACTTTAGATAGGAAAGTTAAGGAGCTGAATGTGTCCACGGGTCACGAGGTGCTCACTTTTGAGGGACTTTGCGCAAGACGATACAAGAAGTGCATTCCCAACAAGATATTGGACATCCACAAGTATTACGGGGAGAATTTGGAGGCCACCGAGCTCTCCTTTCCGTTCTTTCGCTTCGGATTCTCCTACATTTTCTTGGGTTATTCGGTCGGTGGAGTGAATTTGAACTCTTCTGTTATTAAAAGCGCGAAGTCAGTGCGTCTGTTTTACTTTCTTAAGGAGGATAATCGTACTAGAACTGATTTATGGCTGAATGAGTTCCTCAAGGTTTTCCCGTCTAATTTGTCGCTAAACTCCATAAAG GTGACCCACTCCACATCTTTGTCAAGGCAGGTGGAGTTTGAGGCAAACACAAAAGATGTCATTCCTCTCTTCTCCATCACTTACGTCATCGCCATTGCTTTCTCCATTCTCTCTTGCTTGAG gtTCGACTGTGTCAGAAACAAAGTATGGGTTGCAACATTTGGGGTTTTCTCTGCTGGACTGGCTGTTTTGTCTGCTTTCGGCATGATGTTACACATTGGAGTCCCTTTTGTCATGACAGTTGCTAATTCTCCATTCCTAATATTAG GGATTGGAGTGGACGACATGTTCATCCTCATCTCCTGTTGGCAGCAGACGAATGTTCACGATCGAGTGGAGACTCGCCTATCTAATACATACAAAGAAGCGGCTATTTCAATCACCATAACCACTCTCACAGACGTACTCGCTTTCTACATCGGCCTCATGACACCTTTCCGCTCCGTCCGCTCTTTCTGCCTGTACACCAGCACATCTATCCTTTTCTGCTACATCTACAGTGTCACTTTTTTCGGAGCGTTCCTCGTACTTAACGGACGACGAGAGAACAGCAACAAGCACTGGCTGACCTGCAAGGAAGTACCCGAAGAGTGTGCTGTAGGACAGTCGAAATGGTATGAATTATGTTGCGTTGGAGGAGCGTACGACCGCCATACTGGCTCAGAGGAGGTGCAACCCATGAATCACTTCTTTAAAAAATACTACGGCCCATTTCTGACCAAATCCTGGACGAAGGTGTTTGTGATCCTCTTTTATTGCATCTATTTAATCGTCAGCATTTATGGCTGCTTTCAGATTCAGGAAGGAATCGATCTCCGCAATTTGGCGGCTGATGATTCCTACGTGGTCAAATATTACGATAACGAGAAGGCGTATTTTTCGGAATATGGGCCAAACATCATGGTCGTCATCCGACAGGAATTTCCATACTGGGATGAAAAGTACATGTCGGATCTAGAAACCTGCATCGAAGACTTCAAAAACTTATCCTTCATCGAAAAGGACATATTCACCTCCTGGATCAAATCCTACAAGTACTACGGATATCACACGAAGCTCAATCTGAGCGCTGAAGACGTCTTCAAAGAGAATTTGGGAACATTTCTACGATTTTACTCCGACTTCAAACAGGACGTTAATTTCACCAACAACTCCATCCACGCGTCTCGGTTTTTCATACAGACCGTAAACATCTCCACTGCTCTGGATGAAATGAACATGTTAAACAAACTACGAGATACTGCCCAAAAGTGCCCTGTTCCTTTACTAGTGTACCACCCTGCCTTCATCTACCATGACCAGTATGCGGTAATAGTCAGCAACACAATCCAAAACATTGCGGTTACCACAGCAGTGATGCTTCTTATCTCCCTTCTCCTAATCCCAAATCCTCTGTGCTCCCTTTGGGTCACTTTCTCAATTGCGTCTGTCATCGTCGGAGTCACTGGGTTCATGGCATTGTGGGATGTTAACTTAGACACCATTTCCATGATCATTCTTGTCGTCTGCATTGGGTTTTCCGTAGACTTTTCTGCTCATATTTCATATGCCTTTGTGTCCAACAAGAAGCCCAGTGCGAACGAAAAGGCGGTGGAGGCTTTGTTTAATTTAGGATACCCCATTTTGCAGGGTGCGGTGTCCACTATTCTTGGGGTGGTCGTCTTGTCTGCGTCCAAGAATTACATTTTTAGGACTTTCTTTAAAATTATGTTCTTGGTCATCTTTTTTGGGCTCTTCCACGGTTTGACTTTTATCCCTGTTTTTTTGACCTTCTTCGATATGTGTAACGGGACGCCGGCTGAAAACAAATCAGGCCCGGAAGAACAAGCCATGAAGAAGAGTTACACCAATAACATTCAAGCAAAGGATGCTAAGGATGGTGACGTGAAAGAGCGGGAAATTTATGACAATCACACTTTCCAGTCTGACAACCATCAAACATGTCCGTCTCAGCCCTGCTCTGATATATGGATGATAGCCGGAAATAATCATAATGTTCAGGATAATCATGTGTGCTTGGCTAGCACTGTCCCAATGTTCAGAGTGGACGGTCAGACCTACGAGGTTCACATGTATGAACCGTCTGATGATGTCATGTTCCAAGTCAACTGTCAATCAAAACAGCGTGCCGAAGGACAAAATTGTGTGTCGGGAAACAGCAACCACATACAGGATTCAGGTCTTCCTACTTCTAACTGTTCCGAGTCGACCATTTTGTAA
- the rdh12l gene encoding retinol dehydrogenase 12, like — protein MQAMRNMFCSWSSAARLDGKTVLITGANTGIGKETAIDLAKRGARIIMACRDMEKAEAALKEVKDASGNQDVVISSLDLSDSKSIRGFAEKINKEEKQVNILINNAGVMVCPYGKTADGFEMQIGVNHMGHFLLTYLLLDLIKRSAPARIVNVSSTAHQWGTINLEDINSEKNYDKQRAYCQSKLANVLFTRSLAKRLEGTGVTAYSLHPGVVQTDLWRHLSKPQQFAMWFTKPFTKTSVQGAQTSIYCAVDPELQTESGKYYSDCAPAKAAKAAMDDEVAQRLWELSCKMLNITWE, from the exons ATGCAGGCAATGAG AAATATGTTTTGTTCCTGGTCCTCTGCTGCCAGACTTGACGGTAAAACCGTTTTAATTACTGGAGCCAATACTGGAATTGGAAAAGAGACAGCAATTGACCTGGCAAAGAGAG GAGCACGAATCATCATGGCATGCAGAGATATGGAGAAAGCTGAAGCAGCGTTGAAGGAAGTTAAAGATGCTTCTGGAAACCAGGATGTTGTTATCAGTAGTCTTGACCTTTCAGACTCCAAATCAATCCGAGGATTTGCAGAGAAAATCAACAAAG AGGAGAAACAAGTCAACATCTTAATCAACAACGCTGGTGTGATGGTTTGTCCTTACGGAAAGACAGCCGATGGGTTTGAAATGCAAATAGGAGTGAATCACATGG GTCACTTCCTGCTGACGTACCTGTTATTGGATTTGATAAAGAGATCAGCACCAGCAAGGATCGTTAATGTCTCGTCCACGGCACATCAGTGGGGGACCATAAACCTAGAGGACATCAACAGTGAGAAGAATTATGATAAACAGAGAGCCTACTGTCAGAGCAAACTGGCAAATGTTCTGTTCACTCGCTCGCTGGCCAAAAGACTAGAAG GTACTGGAGTAACAGCGTACTCTCTTCATCCTGGTGTGGTTCAGACTGACCTGTGGAGGCACTTGAGTAAACCTCAACAATTCGCCATGTGGTTTACAAAGCCTTTCACTAAAACATCAGTGCAGGGAGCTCAGACCTCCATCTACTGCGCCGTCGATCCAGAACTGCAGACAGAGAGCGGTAAATATTACAG tgACTGTGCTCCTGCTAAAGCTGCGAAGGCTGCGATGGATGATGAAGTGGCTCAGCGGCTCTGGGAGCTCAGCTGCAAGATGCTTAACATCACATGGGAATGA